A stretch of the Perca flavescens isolate YP-PL-M2 chromosome 10, PFLA_1.0, whole genome shotgun sequence genome encodes the following:
- the tmem33 gene encoding transmembrane protein 33 isoform X2: MADANQQSPPPQLGPVQFLMSNKLETAMWLSRLFTVYCSVMFILPILGPYAAANFYQRALLANALTSALRLHQRLPRFQLSRAFLAQALQEDSCHYLLYSLILVNSYPITMSIFPVFLFSVLHATTYTKKVLDSVGPNSMMFIRNLLDKLTSNQQNILKFIACNEIFLMPATVFMLFSGQGSLLLPFIYYRFLTLRYTSRRNPYCRTLFTELRILLEHFIMKPACPTFFRKMCLSSIAFISRLAPTGV; encoded by the exons ATGGCTGACGCAAACCAACAAAGTCCTCCTCCCCAGCTAGGGCCTGTG CAATTTTTAATGAGCAACAAGCTGGAAACTGCAATGTGGCTTTCACGACTCTTTACCGTCTACTGCTCAGTAATGTTTATTCTACCAATTTTGGG ACCCTATGCAGCAGCTAACTTCTATCAGCGAGCCTTGTTGGCGAACGCCCTCACCAGTGCCCTTCGCTTGCATCAAAGGCTTCCACGCTTTCAGCTGAGCAGAGCTTTCTTGGCCCAGGCTCTTCAGGAGGATAGCTGCCATTACCTGCTCTACTCACTCATCCTGGTCAACTCCTACCCCATCACAA TGAGCATCTTTCCAGTCTTCCTCTTCTCCGTGCTTCATGCAACTACCTACACAAAGAAAGTCCTTGAT TCTGTGGGCCCCAATAGCATGATGTTCATCAGAAACCTCCTGGACAAACTTACATCCAATCAGCAGAACATCCTGAAGTTTATCGCCTGCAATGAGATCTTCTTGATGCCAGCCACTGTTTTCATGCTCTTTAG CGGACAGGGGAGCTTGCTGCTGCCTTTTATTTACTACCGATTCCTCACCCTCCGCTACACATCCAGAAGAAACCCATACTGCCG CACTTTGTTCACAGAGCTGCGAATTCTTCTGGAGCACTTCATAATGAAGCCTGCCTGCCCCACCTTCTTCAGGAAGATGTGCCTCAGCAGTATCGCCTTCATCAGCCGCCTCGCCCCCACAGGGGTCTGA
- the bbs7 gene encoding BBSome complex member BBS7 — MEINLNRVDYIQVGVTSQKTMRLLPALGKKATQKVAVADHDGILTCFGMKKGEAVPVFKTLPGQKIARMDLGGAAGTPQEKIFVCSGSQVRGFTKKGKQFLTFEANLTESINAMHVSGADLFVCASYIYNHYCDCKDQNYYLSGDKINDIICLSSENGTCLVPVLACQDRVLRVLQGSELAYDIEVPGPPSVLELYDKDGGEELICGTTDGNIGLVQIGECSAATKWEIDNDKKKGGILCIDTYDIMGDGVNDILVGRDDGTVEVYGFDSANEPTLRFEHVLSESVTSIQGGCVGKESYDEVLTATYTGWVTGLTTEPQKAEAGPGDEVRMSKEIQSKVEALRAELEQLQVKVKQGREQYQQTSQSSTAVSAVPVFSINDKFTLCQDDASYNLTLEVQTAIDNLLLQSDVPIDLLDVDKNSAVVSFSECDSEQPNGNFLLATYRCQANTTRLELKVRSIEGQYGTLQAYITPRLQPKTCQVRQYQIKPLSLHQRTHSIDQERPMNRLSLVGQFSFAEIHSWVVFCLPEVPEKTPAGESITFYFHNTFLGTQLEATYCKGEGHFKSDNISTISILSDVLSKEATKKKINLNNSYDINDESVSHTLKMIHPKLEYQLLLARKVQLIDALKELQVHEGNADFLIPEYRNILDESANLLEEYKKQPAHLERLYGMITDLFIDKFKFKGQNVKTKVSSLLEILDNYDLNSLLDFFNEA, encoded by the exons ATGGAGATCAACCTTAATCGAGTTGATTATATTCAG GTTGGTGTGACATCCCAGAAAACTATGAGGCTTCTTCCAGCATTGGGAAAAAAGGCTACCCAAAAG GTTGCTGTTGCTGATCATGATGGTATACTAACGTGTTTTGGGATGAAGAAAGGAGAGGCAGTG CCTGTGTTTAAAACACTTCCAGGGCAAAAAATAGCCAGAATGGACCTTGGAGGAGCTGCAGGAACTCCACAGGAGAAGATTTTTGTTTGTTCTGGTTCTCAGGTCCGAGGATTCACCAAGAAAGGCAAACAGTTTCTCACCTTTGAAGCCAACCTCACTGAGAGCATTAACGCCAT GCATGTCTCAGGCGCTgatctttttgtgtgtgcgaGTTACATCTACAACCACTACTGTGACTGCAAGGACCAAAACTACTACCTTTCTGGAGACAAAATCAATGATATCATATGCTTGTCCTCAGAAAATGGGACTTGCCTCGTCCCGGTCCTGGCCTGTCAAGATCGGGTTCTCAGAGTCTTGCAG gGATCCGAGCTTGCCTATGACATTGAGGTCCCTGGCCCTCCATCTGTCTTGGAACTGTACGATAAAGATGGAG GAGAGGAACTCATCTGTGGAACTACAGATGGCAATATAGGATTGGTCCAGATCGGTGAATGCTCAGCTGCGACCAAATGGGAGATTGATAACGACAAAAAGAAAGGAG GAATTCTTTGCATCGACACTTATGACATTATGGGAGACGGAGTAAACGACATCCTGGTGGGAAGGGATGATGGGACAGTTGAGGTCTACGGGTTTGACAGCGCCAATGAGCCCACATTACGCTTTGAGCAT GTTTTGTCAGAGAGTGTGACTTCCATCCAGGGTGGCTGCGTGGGGAAGGAGTCTTATGATGAGGTCTTGACTGCCACTTACACAG GATGGGTAACTGGTTTGACCACTGAGCCCCAGAAGGCTGAGGCCGGCCCTGGAGATGAGGTCAGAATGAGTAAGGAGATCCAGTCCAAAGTAGAAGCACTCAG GGCAGAGTTGGAGCAGCTGCAGGTCAAAGTCAAGCAGGGCCGTGAGCAGTACCAGCAGACCTCTCAGTCGAGCACAGCCGTCTCGGCTGTGCCCGTCTTTAGCATCAATGACAAGTTCACCCTCTGCCAGGACGATGCCAGCTACAACCTCACTCTTGAGGTGCAGACGGCCATCGACAATCTGCTGCTCCAG AGTGATGTCCCCATAGACCTGCTGGATGTGGATAAGAACTCAGCTGTTGTCAGTTTCAGCGAATGTGATTCAGAG CAGCCTAATGGGAACTTTCTCCTGGCCACGTACAGATGTCAGGCTAACACTACCAGACTCGAGCTCAAG GTGAGGTCCATCGAGGGACAGTATGGGACCCTGCAGGCTTATATTACCCCCAGACTGCAACCCAAGACATGCCAGGTCCGCCAATACCAGATCAAACCTCTGTCCCTCCACCAACGGACACACAGCATAGACCAAGAAAG GCCTATGAACAGGCTCAGTCTGGTGGGACAGTTCAGTTTTGCTGAGATCCACTCCTGGGTGGTCTTCTGTTTGCCAGAGGTGCCCGAGAAAACACCAGCAGGAGAGAGCATCACTTTCTATTTCCATAACACTTTTCTTGGGACACAGCTTGAAGCCACCTACTG CAAAGGGGAGGGTCACTTCAAGTCAGACAACATCTCTACCATCTCTATACTGAGTGATGTTCTCTCTAAAGAAGCCACCAAGAAGAAAATCAACCTGAACAATTCATATG ATATCAACGATGAGTCTGTGAGTCACACCCTGAAGATGATACATCCGAAGCTGGAATACCAGTTGTTGTTGGCTAGAAAGGTTCAGCTTATCGATGCACTTAAA GAGCTTCAGGTTCATGAGGGGAATGCTGACTTCCTCATCCCAGAGTATCGCAACATCTTGGATGAGTCTGCTAATCTCCTTGAGGAGTACAAGAAACAGCCAGCGCACCTCGAGAGGCTTTATG gAATGATCACAGACCTCTTCATCGACAAATTCAAGTTCAAAGGCCAGAATGTGAAGACCAAGGTGTCCTCGTTGCTGGAGATACTCGATAATTATGACTTAAATTCTCTGTTAGACTTTTTCAATGAGGCATGA
- the tmem33 gene encoding transmembrane protein 33 isoform X1: MGPWVIPLLCDKQQTLPKMADANQQSPPPQLGPVQFLMSNKLETAMWLSRLFTVYCSVMFILPILGPYAAANFYQRALLANALTSALRLHQRLPRFQLSRAFLAQALQEDSCHYLLYSLILVNSYPITMSIFPVFLFSVLHATTYTKKVLDSVGPNSMMFIRNLLDKLTSNQQNILKFIACNEIFLMPATVFMLFSGQGSLLLPFIYYRFLTLRYTSRRNPYCRTLFTELRILLEHFIMKPACPTFFRKMCLSSIAFISRLAPTGV; this comes from the exons atgggTCCAtgggtaattcctctactgtgcgaca AGCAACAAACACTTCCAAAGATGGCTGACGCAAACCAACAAAGTCCTCCTCCCCAGCTAGGGCCTGTG CAATTTTTAATGAGCAACAAGCTGGAAACTGCAATGTGGCTTTCACGACTCTTTACCGTCTACTGCTCAGTAATGTTTATTCTACCAATTTTGGG ACCCTATGCAGCAGCTAACTTCTATCAGCGAGCCTTGTTGGCGAACGCCCTCACCAGTGCCCTTCGCTTGCATCAAAGGCTTCCACGCTTTCAGCTGAGCAGAGCTTTCTTGGCCCAGGCTCTTCAGGAGGATAGCTGCCATTACCTGCTCTACTCACTCATCCTGGTCAACTCCTACCCCATCACAA TGAGCATCTTTCCAGTCTTCCTCTTCTCCGTGCTTCATGCAACTACCTACACAAAGAAAGTCCTTGAT TCTGTGGGCCCCAATAGCATGATGTTCATCAGAAACCTCCTGGACAAACTTACATCCAATCAGCAGAACATCCTGAAGTTTATCGCCTGCAATGAGATCTTCTTGATGCCAGCCACTGTTTTCATGCTCTTTAG CGGACAGGGGAGCTTGCTGCTGCCTTTTATTTACTACCGATTCCTCACCCTCCGCTACACATCCAGAAGAAACCCATACTGCCG CACTTTGTTCACAGAGCTGCGAATTCTTCTGGAGCACTTCATAATGAAGCCTGCCTGCCCCACCTTCTTCAGGAAGATGTGCCTCAGCAGTATCGCCTTCATCAGCCGCCTCGCCCCCACAGGGGTCTGA